The Sphingomonas carotinifaciens genomic sequence GGTGGAGGGGGGCGAGGCCCGCTGATGGACCGGGCCGAGCGCATAGGGCTGGGCGTTGCGGTTGCGGGGCACCTGGTGCTCTTCGGCCTGTTGTCGGTCGGCTTCCTGTCGACGCCGAACCCGGAAAAGCTGAAGGTCCAGCCGATCGACATCTCGCTGGTCAAGGACGTCGCGCTGGAGGCCGAGGCGCCACAGGCGGTGGAGGCGCCGGCCCAGTCGATCGCGCCCGATGAAGGCGAGCCCGAGGACGCCGCACCGCCCGAGCCTGCCGAAGCGGAGCCCGAACCCACGCCGCCGGCCCCGGCACCGCCCAAACCGCAGCCGGCACCGCCGAAACCGGAACCCAAGCCGGTGCCCGCCCCGCTCAAGCCGCAGCCGAAGCCCAAGCCGGCGCCGCAACCCAGGCCGCAGCCGAAAAAGCCTGCACCCGCGCCCGAAAAGGCGGCGCCGCAGCCAAAGCCCGCGCCGGTGAAGAAGCCGGCAGCACCGGCGCCTGCGAAACCCGCGCCAGCCAAGCAGGCGGCGGCGCCCAAGGCGGCCCCGGCCAAGCCCGCGACGCCGGCACGCGGCAGCGGCAAGAGCGAAACCGCGACCGCGACGAAACCGCGCGGCAGCCGGCTGGGTGACGATTTCCTGAAGGGCATGTCCGCCGAGCCGTCGCCGAGCAGGTCGGAGGCGCCGCGTGCCGCCAAGATCGGCGCGCAGGCTGCGGCCAATATCGCCTCGGCGATCCTGCGGCAGGTGCAGCCCTGTGCGAACCGGCAGGTGACGCCGGGGCCGGGGGCGGAGCGCATCCGCGTGACGATCAACCTGCGCCTGAATCGCGACGGCAGTCTGGCGGCGCGCCCGCGGGTGACGGGCCGCGACGGCGTGGACGACGAAAATCGCCGTTATGTCGACCGCGTCGACGACCTGGCGGTGGCGACGTTCGTGGGCTGTTCGCCGCTGCGCGGGTTGCCGGCAGAATTGTACGATGTTCCAGGCGGTTGGAGTAACTTCAACTTGCGTTACAAGCTTCCTGGGTGAGGATGAGCCTTATGATCCGCATGCCCCTTCGTGCCGTGGCCAGCCTGACGCTGGCGCTGACCCTCGTCACCTCCGCTGCGGTGGCGCAGGAGGACCCCGCCCCGGCGCCGCAGGAGGCAGCGCCGCAGCAACCGGGTGCGTTGCCCGCCGACCAGAGCGGGCCGCTGGTGGTGGACGTGACCGGCGGCATCTCCGCGCCGATGCCGATCGCGATCCCGGCGATGCCGACCAATGCGGTGCAGCAGACCCCGGCGGGCACCACCGACGTGCTGGGCCGGCAACTCTCCGAGATCATCGCGAACGACCTGCGCAATTCGGGCCTGTTCACGCCGATCCCGCCGGCGCAGCTTCGCACCGTGTCCTTTCCGGAGGTGACCGCGCCCGCGTTCGATTACTGGAACGGCACGGGCGCACAGGCGCTGGTGCAGGGTTTCATCCGCGCGAACGGCGACGGCAACCTGACCGTCGGCTGTTACCTGTACGACGTGTCGGCACAGACCGAGCTGACCCGGCAGGGCTTCGTCGTGCCGCCGTCCGACTGGCGGCGCGCGGCGCACAAGTGTGCGGATACCATCTATACCCGCCTGACCGGCGAGGGTCCGTATTTCGACAGCCGGGTCGTCTATGTCTCGGAAACGGGGCCCAAGGCGCGGCGCATCAAGCGGCTGGCGATCATGGATCAGGACGGGGCCAACCACCGCTTCCTGACCAACGGCCAATCGATCGTGCTGACTCCGCGCTTTGCGCCCAACCAGCAGTCGATCGTCTACATGTCCTATGT encodes the following:
- a CDS encoding cell envelope biogenesis protein TolA, encoding MDRAERIGLGVAVAGHLVLFGLLSVGFLSTPNPEKLKVQPIDISLVKDVALEAEAPQAVEAPAQSIAPDEGEPEDAAPPEPAEAEPEPTPPAPAPPKPQPAPPKPEPKPVPAPLKPQPKPKPAPQPRPQPKKPAPAPEKAAPQPKPAPVKKPAAPAPAKPAPAKQAAAPKAAPAKPATPARGSGKSETATATKPRGSRLGDDFLKGMSAEPSPSRSEAPRAAKIGAQAAANIASAILRQVQPCANRQVTPGPGAERIRVTINLRLNRDGSLAARPRVTGRDGVDDENRRYVDRVDDLAVATFVGCSPLRGLPAELYDVPGGWSNFNLRYKLPG
- the tolB gene encoding Tol-Pal system beta propeller repeat protein TolB, giving the protein MPLRAVASLTLALTLVTSAAVAQEDPAPAPQEAAPQQPGALPADQSGPLVVDVTGGISAPMPIAIPAMPTNAVQQTPAGTTDVLGRQLSEIIANDLRNSGLFTPIPPAQLRTVSFPEVTAPAFDYWNGTGAQALVQGFIRANGDGNLTVGCYLYDVSAQTELTRQGFVVPPSDWRRAAHKCADTIYTRLTGEGPYFDSRVVYVSETGPKARRIKRLAIMDQDGANHRFLTNGQSIVLTPRFAPNQQSIVYMSYVDKRPAIYVYDIGSGRQRLVVQNASTTFAPRFSPDGRWILFSMAQGGNTDIYRVSAQGGTPQRLTNAPGIDTGGSYSPDGSRIVFESDRSGGQQIYVMNADGSNQQRISFGGGRYATPVWSPRGDLIAFTKIAGAFRVGIMSPTGGGEKLLTNSWQDEGPSWSPNGRVITFYRSGRGSSGKADLWMVDLTGVNERRIPTPLDGSDPAWGPLRP